A segment of the Mercurialis annua linkage group LG4, ddMerAnnu1.2, whole genome shotgun sequence genome:
GCCCACTACAACATCCAAAACACAAAACGACACAGTATAATCCTACGACATACTTTTCTATACAGTTCACCTAATTTATTACAGGTCCCCACTTCTCAGGCTCTCCCCCCTGCCACGTCATCAATCCTCACCGAAACACTTCAAAGCTCGAACACATACCCACCACCACACTATAAAGTATAAACTAACTAGTTTCCGTTCACCGTTATTCTTCCTCCACCGCCGTCACCTCCACCGGTAACCGCTTCATTAATTACTCTCTCCTCCAGGTTTCAGttacttaaaaagaaaaaagaccaGCAAATATAGCCGTTAAGTATATAAATTCAAGTACCCATAAATGGTAGTCGTAGTATAACCGAATTTCAGGACAAAAAGTTTCATTCTTTATAAATGATTAGCACTGTTAATTCATTCTACTTTAGCCAGAAAACAATcacttttttcaaaataaattattacttgTATGTTTATTCTTATTCATTTCCTCACATGCatgttattataataattagtgGCTAATTtctgttattatatttttaactttattatgTTGGCTGATTAAATCTGGTTTCTTGTTAAAgcagaaaagaaacaaaaagagaGAAGAGTTCAAATTGTGGAGATTGGAGACGAACTGATTTTGAAATTCAAGTAAGTAAAAGAATTAAAGATTACTTTTTGACCAAACCCCAACAATTTTCAAAGCCTGTAAAGTAACAAAGGCTCATTCTTTAATGTTCTTTTACTCGACAATTTTCTTGGAATCTGTCTTTTTAGTTCAATTTTGAAATTCtgtaccttttttttaaattgtttaacaCTTTTTCATACACCCATATTGCAGGTTAAACAAAAAAACAGAAGGAAACTCAGCAAGAAACACCTCGTTTTTTTTGGCTTGGAGTTTGTTTTAGCTTACTCAATGGAAGCTAAATACATTTTCTcttcaattattttagtaagTTTAGCTTTATTTCTTGTGAATGCAGACCCAGTTGAAGATAAGCAAGCTTTACTTGATTTGTTAAGCAAATTGTCTCACTCTCGTTCACTAAACTGGAACGAGAGCTCACCAGTTTGCAATCATTGGACTGGTGTTATTTGTAGTAAAGATGAGTCTCGTGTGACAGCTTTAAGGTTACCTGGTGTTGGATTTCAAGGCCCTATCCCGCCTAACACTATCAGTAGGTTGTCTGCTCTGCAGATTTTGAGCCTTAGATCTAATCTAATTAGTGGGGAGTTTCCTTCTGATTTCGTTAATCTAAAGAACTTGTCTTTTCTTTATCTTCAGTATAATAACTTATCTGGGCCGTTGCCTGTTGATTTCTCTGTTTGGAGTAATCTTACCATTGTTAATTTGGGTAACAATGGATTTACTGGGAGTATTCCTGTTTCTTTTTCTAATTTGACTCATCTTGCTGCTTTGAATCTTGCGAATAATTCTCTTTCGGGTGAGATACCTGATATTAATTTCCCTAGTTTGCAGTTGCTAAACTTGTCTAACAATAATCTATCCGGTAGTGTACCTAAGTCCCTTGCAAGATTCCCCAATTCAGTGTTTTCGGGTAATCGTATTTCGTTTGGGAGTTCTGCTCCTCGTGCTTCACCTTTTCTTTGTCCTCCTACTTCTCCGAGTCATAAGCATGCTAGAGGTCTTGGTGAAAAAGCTCTGCTAGGGATTGTAGCTGCTGCTTGTGTTTTAGGGCTTGTAGCCTTTGCTTTCTTGATAATTGTTTGTTGCTCGAGGAAAAAGACTCGAAATGAGTTTTCGAGTAAGTTGCAGAAGGGAGAAATGTCCCCGGAGAAAGTGGTTTCGAGGACTCAGGATGCGAATAATAAGTTGGTTTTCTTTGAGGGTTGTAACTATGCTTTTGATTT
Coding sequences within it:
- the LOC126676841 gene encoding probable inactive receptor kinase At4g23740, coding for MEAKYIFSSIILVSLALFLVNADPVEDKQALLDLLSKLSHSRSLNWNESSPVCNHWTGVICSKDESRVTALRLPGVGFQGPIPPNTISRLSALQILSLRSNLISGEFPSDFVNLKNLSFLYLQYNNLSGPLPVDFSVWSNLTIVNLGNNGFTGSIPVSFSNLTHLAALNLANNSLSGEIPDINFPSLQLLNLSNNNLSGSVPKSLARFPNSVFSGNRISFGSSAPRASPFLCPPTSPSHKHARGLGEKALLGIVAAACVLGLVAFAFLIIVCCSRKKTRNEFSSKLQKGEMSPEKVVSRTQDANNKLVFFEGCNYAFDLEDLLRASAEVLGKGTFGMAYKAILEDATTVVVKRLKEVSVGKRDFEQQMEIVGSIKHENVVELKAYYYSKDEKLMVYDYFSQGSVSSILHGKRGGDRMSLDWDTRIRIAIGAARGIARIHLENGGKFVHGNIKSSNMFLNSRQYGCVSDLGLSTIMSPLAAPVSRAAGYRAPEVTDTRKAAQPSDVYSFGVVLLELLTGKSPIHTTGGDEIIHLVRWVHSVVREEWTAEVFDMELMRYPNIEEELVEMLQIALSCVVRIPDQRPKMPEVVKMIEGVRRIDTDNRTSSENRSESSTPPPPLLIEKDS